In one window of Macrobrachium nipponense isolate FS-2020 chromosome 2, ASM1510439v2, whole genome shotgun sequence DNA:
- the LOC135220546 gene encoding histamine H1 receptor-like, protein MPFSGFAMNLQPYSITDIDTTPFKTYDELSSNSSQKARAGSHGMIPNYGSSSSSVGSRIPGNQCTSSSSSGPCNHTTADVFPSSHHPTKGLFHPKDVSYWNPDINRPFWKLDGGAPSWNVTDHRPWNAAGNETSWNFPFDASWNTSAHSDKHFPVGENISPVGENIAYSNVTVTDAGGFDGIDEWSTGLLAVTGISLYTLALCTAVGNALVIHAIRTEKRLQTVSNLFIMSLAAADLTVGVIVMPISAAYAMMGNWKLGLPVCQFWLAADYTASTASIFNLVILSLDRYWSITAPLRYLRRRTRRRAWVMIGASWAAAMAWLVPVLAWHHIALDGIRHQPEHVCETEFTNNVPFKAVTAALNFYLPSALMLYLYCRIFREIQTRQALGRVNFSSHDVPNDSCSEVERVQRHSHGSKNSQPHDIPTITTTAERSQFRSLTIVTPGRHDCSHFSGVTVSVEYLPEDSGHSSPTLNHQYPNQQSLQTQQQSQQQQQLLQQQQLRRQNTNRLSPHHNHIHCYQSTTRPHSSWDPSNDSNKWRCSWRLSSMSRTQGSGGGEGGVSPGHASSSEASTNGTGKKRSMACANSNAATGGRRMEGVNLAKERKAARQLGVIVGAFMACWVPYFTLFPIMALCDNCVPPQAHTATIWLGYLNSTLNPVLYPLCNHNFRRAFARMLRLPLRKPHNQANAHRVATITIGH, encoded by the exons AACTATGGAAGTTCTTCCAGTTCCGTCGGTTCTCGAATTCCAGGTAATCAATgcacttcctcctcttcttccggTCCCTGCAACCACACCACAGCGGACGTCTTCCCATCCAGCCACCATCCCACTAAAGGCCTCTTCCATCCGAAAGATGTCTCTTACTGGAACCCGGATATCAACCGTCCGTTCTGGAAACTCGATGGCGGTGCACCCAGCTGGAACGTCACGGACCATCGACCCTGGAACGCCGCCGGAAACGAAACAAGCTGGAACTTTCCCTTCGACGCGTCCTGGAACACATCCGCTCACTCAGACAAACATTTTCCCGTCGGGGAAAACATTTCTCCAGTTGGGGAAAACATCGCTTACAGTAACGTGACTGTCACTGACGCTGGAGGCTTCGATGGGATTGATGAATGGAGTACAGGGCTCTTGGCTGTTACCGGAATCTCTCTCTACACATTAGCCCTCTGCACGGCCGTTGGCAACGCCCTGGTCATTCACGCGATAAGAACGGAAAAGAGACTGCAGACG GTATCGAATTTGTTCATCATGAGTCTGGCAGCTGCTGACCTGACAGTTGGGGTGATTGTTATGCCTATATCAGCTGCCTACGCTATGATGG GTAACTGGAAACTGGGCTTGCCTGTATGTCAGTTCTGGCTAGCCGCCGACTACACTGCATCAACAGCTTCCATCTTCAACTTGGTGATCTTATCGCTGGACCGATATTGGTCCATAACAGCTCCTTTACGTTAtttaagaagaagaacaagaagaagagcaTGGGTCATGATAGGAGCTTCTTGGGCAGCAGCAATGGCTTGGTTAGTTCCGGTGCTAGCTTGGCATCACATTGCATTGGATGGCATTCGTCATCAACCCGAACACGTCTGTGAAACAGAGTTCACCAACAATGTACCATTTAAAGCAGTAACCGCTGCACTAAACTTCTATCTTCCATCAGCTCTTATGCTGTATCTCTACTGCCGAATTTTCCGAGAAATACAAACACGGCAAGCTCTTGGGAGAGTCAATTTTTCCAGCCATGATGTACCAAATGACTCCTGCAGTGAGGTGGAACGAGTACAGAGGCACAGTCATGGTTCAAAGAATTCTCAGCCACATGACATCCCTACGATTACCACAACGGCTGAACGGAGTCAGTTTCGAAGCCTTACCATAGTCACTCCTGGAAGACATGACTGTTCTCATTTTTCAGGTGTGACGGTTAGTGTTGAGTATCTTCCAGAGGATTCTGGACACAGTTCTCCAACTCTCAATCACCAGTACCCAAACCAGCAAAGTTTACAAACACAGCAACAGtctcagcaacagcagcaattacTACAACAGCAGCAACTTCGACGTCAAAATACAAATAGGTTAAGTCCCCATCATAATCACATCCACTGCTATCAAAGTACTACAAGGCCGCATTCCTCATGGGATCCATCCAATGATTCTAATAAGTGGAGGTGCAGCTGGCGCCTTAGCAGTATGTCAAGAACACAAGGAAGTGGTGGAGGCGAAGGAGGTGTCAGCCCAGGACATGCATCCTCCAGCGAAGCTAGCACCAACGGGACTGGCAAAAAGAGGTCTATGGCATGTGCCAACAGTAATGCAGCTACTGGTGGTCGTCGTATGGAAGGTGTCAACTTGGCCAAGGAACGCAAAGCGGCACGTCAACTAGGAGTGATTGTGGGAGCATTTATGGCCTGTTGGGTTCCGTATTTCACACTATTTCCCATCATGGCCCTCTGCGATAACTGTGTGCCTCCTCAAGCGCACACAGCAACTATATGGTTGGGGTACCTAAATTCGACTCTCAACCCAGTCCTTTATCCTCTCTGCAACCACAACTTTCGAAGAGCATTTGCTAGAATGCTGCGACTTCCTTTGCGCAAACCTCACAACCAAGCAAATGCACACAGAGTGGCTACTATTACTATTGGTCACTGA